AATACCaaataagtaaaaaaaaaaaaaatctaatggGGTTGGTTAGTAGAAGCATGCTAGGTTGCAAATGAGGCGGACGTTGCAGGCTTCTCCTGGTAATAGGAGGTCTTTAGATTCGAACCTTATCTTGTGAAAAACATCCCTTGGGGCCATACTCAAGTTGGTCTCGGTCCCAGAGTGATAGCTCACTCGGCCaccattttaaaaaataaaaatataagtaTTACAAATGATGGTCGCTTATAGTCATTTGATCAGTGTTGTTCACATAGTTCAAGTCACATTCAAAGGTGGTCGAGCGAAACTTCTTTAAAACAGTTACTTATCGGATGAACATTATTTCATTTAATTtaatgacataatttttttttcctaaaattagTTTCTGAATTTAAATTCCAGacaaaaaatgtaaaaaaataaaataaaataaatattgatgGACGGTTCTATCCACATTAGATCCGTTGTTAGGTTCCCATCAATTAGTGATGTAACATACAAACCATGGTTTTTGCTCATTGCTCAAGCTTATATAGTGCTCTCCgctttttcgtttttttttttttttttcagaaaatggaGACCCAATTTAGGGTTCAACAAGTGATCATTGAATCTAATGAGCAGTGTGTGGAATTGTATTCTTGAGATGGACTCTCTTCTTTCTTGGGTGAGACTCGAAGATGAACCCTGTAATATGATTGACAACTAGACTGTCTTCTGCTTCAGTCTCATTCATGTACTTCTTAATTGTCCTTGGATGTAAATCAAAATATGAAGAATAATAAGCCAAATAAGCAATGAGGCAAAATGTGTATTTGCCTCGTTGTTCTTTACAACTTTTGATCTGCATCCAAGAACATCAAACACTTAACATCGACTAAGGAATCATTGGGTACATGAACAAAACCTCTTCTAATGTTTGTACTGTGCAGTAAAATGTGAagtcaaaaaaatgaaaagtttcAGGTGGCTTAACAACTATATGGGCATGCCATCAACAATGATCTTTGGCACTAAATAGTAAAATAGTATTCATAACCAGCAAAAGCCTACAAGCATGTTATTAAGCTCTGGATGGTAAGCTATTCATCCATTTAGTTGGGAACTTCAATAGTGTTTGACAAAATATTTATAAGTGATCTTACTCTTTGCTCTCTGAACTTCTATAGTTTCCTTAGCTCGGTCATCCCACCATTTATTGGCATGTGGTTGAGGCAGTTCGATTAAGTTGGaatgaaagaggaaaaaagTGAGGATCAACTTTGCAATAGTCCCGCAGCTCTGCTGAACTCTAAATTATTACTTCTAGTTCCCAACATGAAAGGATATCATTTAGGCAACTGCTAGTAATATGACTTTGGAATCTACCCACCTTTTCTCAAACATGAAATCATTGAGGACAATATATTGCAATCAGATGAATGCTTCTCGCGACTCTGTTGGAAGTTCTAAGTCAGGCTCAAACTCACTAAGAGGGACAAAATATTGATCCACCATGTCTTTGGTTACTTTTTCAACACTAGGAGGATCCCACTGCATATTTTGAAAACAGGATCCTGTCACCATTATGGATAGACAATGTAGATACCAATACAAAGATAACAAAGTTAGGATTATATTATCGCCACTCATTGTGGTTAAACAATGTAGATCCTGTTTCCATTCCTTTCCTGTTTCACTTGTTTGCATTACTAAAATCTTAAGTTAAATTATTGAAACCCCTCTTggcagaaaaaaataataataaattaaaaaataaaaattactttGCCTCAATGGTAAAAGAAGTTACCTTTGGGGCTGAGTCCTTTTCGACTAGTCGTGCCCGAACCCCCTGATGATGACACCAACCGACATACAGTCACAAATACATGAAAGTCTATTACATAAAAAAGAATTGAGGAATACCATACCTCACAGAAGTCACCCGTAATCTGCTTAGAAAGTCCCTGTAAGGACATTCGGTACTCACGGACCAAGCACTGATCAAGGGTCTGAAATCTTCCTTCTCTTATCTGAGTCAATTATTAAAGAAGTGTCAGCTCAGGTTTATAATACAACAGTTTAGGTCTAATGTACCCTCAGAGACAGAAACTCACAGATCTAAGGGAAACCTTCAAGCTCAATGGCGAGACTTCTTTAAGTCTCTTTAGAGTAGAAATGCACCATGGATCCTTTGTTCTGCCTGCCTCAATTTCCTAAGTACAGATTTAAGGCAAGCAATCAGATTCCACCAAAGAGGGCCCAAAGTGATAATGCTTATTAACTATCCCTTCAAGCTTAGAAGAAATTTTCAAAAAGAACTTGCACATCATCATATTAggaccaaaagaaaagaaaaaatgaagaaaaatactTTGTACATCACTACAGAAAATGAAACTGAATGAAGGTGTTTTCAAAATTCTGGAAGGTAGCTAAATAGTTGGTGAAGGAGTTCAAGTTTGTGGCAAGATAAGATCAGCACTTCAGCTTGTTCATTTACTGCAAGAGTTATTTTCCAAACAAATAGTAGTACCAGACTACCAGCTCAAGGAATCTAATCTAGCCTTCTAAAGTAACAGCTAAACAATTTTGAGCTTCAGTGGCGCTAAATATTTCAAAGGAACAGTGTACTGGAGATTTCAGTATGTCATCTAGAACTTTTAGATTATTTTCCATGCAGGCACATCTCAGATGTAGGAACTTAGGCACCTTAGAAAATTGATCCCTGATCATAAATCTTTCTTGAAATAGATTGCATTACCTCATTTCTAAATTGGTTCTTAATTCTATAGAGAGATTGCACACATATCTCATGGGTGAAATACTTTActtaaaaaaatagaattaaaaataaagagtAAATAAAAATTGTAGAAAGTTAAAACACCATGACTTCCTAAAACTCGATAACAACTAGAGAAATAAGCAAAACCAATAAATGCTTACCAAGGCATCTATAATCTCTTCAACTGTGTCATGGCTGAAACATTCATCAAGTAATTCAATCCTAGACAAACCCAAACATGAAAGTACAAGTTAATAACCTCAATTAGATTAAATAGTAAACAGTATGAAGTTCTTTCTGCAATGAACAATCAACATTTAAATTTGTCCCGAGTTAGAATTTTAGGACAAGTATATGCCCTTGGAACTAGAATTTCTATCTGAAGGCTTTCATATAACAAACCTGTGAAGCACACTTGACTTATTTGGATGGACAAGTTCCCCATGTTTGTCTAAACAAGTTTCAATGACAGAAGGATCATCAGTGACTAACTTCCCAAGTTCTTCTTCGATTAATGGAATCCTCTAttataaaagaaacaaattacACCAGAATTATATAAAAAGATAGACCAAAGTATCTATAAGTATATTGCGGAAAAGGTTCTGAAATTAACTGAACTATGCAAATAGTGTGTAGCAAGCCCACAAGCAAGCATCTCAGGTCCATTGAGTTTTTCACTTGTAAGAGCCAAGAACTCCCCTACAAACAAGAGCAGACATGAGCAACAAAATTTGAAAGGGTTGTCAATCTCTCTGCAGCACTTTACAAGAGAGGACCTCCCATCAGGAGCCTTGAAATATTACTAACGTAAACAAATCAGCTTTCTTCCTCTAAGAAAAACGACCTCTAATAGCAGTTAAAAGTTTTGTTAAACTGACACTACAATGGCCTAAAAACCAAGTGCAGCACAGTTCTCTCAATTCTTCATAAAGTACACTAGCGATATATAATATGTTTAGACTTTAGacttcaaaaattgaatgatTAATGACCAATTCGCTTGAACAGTTgttaattgcaatcttcttcagCTTTTCTTCAAAAATAGCAGGCAATTAATTACAGAACACTGCAGAAAAACTAAGTcaacaaagagaagaaaagtgAAAGATGACTACTAGATCCGAGATGAGCAAGCAAACTAGAGATGACCAACGTAAAGGTCAGAAGAGAAAGATGTCCTGCAGAAGTACTAGCTGAGGCACATTCAGAGTCTTAAATGAAGATGTATAGTGATGTCAATTCTAACAGCTTCTAAAGATCACTCTTTTCCCTTTCAACAGAAAAGAAGATCAGTCTTTCC
This portion of the Rosa chinensis cultivar Old Blush chromosome 1, RchiOBHm-V2, whole genome shotgun sequence genome encodes:
- the LOC112182453 gene encoding 3-hydroxyisobutyryl-CoA hydrolase-like protein 1, mitochondrial gives rise to the protein MMQRLKVAVLARHGGLDSCRFLRHCSRRGLCSLPDTALNDDLDNQVLVEGKAWSRTAVLNRPSVLNALTTAMGLRLQKLYRSWEDNPDVGFIALKGSGKAFCAGGDVVSLYHLINEGRMEDCKEFFRALYPFMYLLGTCLKPHVAILNGVTMGGGGGVSIPGTFRIATDKTVFATPETLIGFHPDAGASFYLSHLPGHLGEFLALTSEKLNGPEMLACGLATHYLHSSRIPLIEEELGKLVTDDPSVIETCLDKHGELVHPNKSSVLHRIELLDECFSHDTVEEIIDALEIEAGRTKDPWCISTLKRLKEVSPLSLKVSLRSIREGRFQTLDQCLVREYRMSLQGLSKQITGDFCEGVRARLVEKDSAPKWDPPSVEKVTKDMVDQYFVPLSEFEPDLELPTESREAFI